A genomic region of Eucalyptus grandis isolate ANBG69807.140 chromosome 5, ASM1654582v1, whole genome shotgun sequence contains the following coding sequences:
- the LOC104445645 gene encoding LOW QUALITY PROTEIN: wall-associated receptor kinase 3 (The sequence of the model RefSeq protein was modified relative to this genomic sequence to represent the inferred CDS: inserted 1 base in 1 codon), with protein MQKEVYSKAVLDWVVQRNLTCKEAQSNRSIYACGANSNCSDFTNGQGYRCFCKLGYTGNPYASPGCQDIDECKDPRQYPCHGNCKNTLGNYTCNCPFGMTGDGKVGCQISRLAIVAAVIALPICGITSVALVIDKWRRTRKQKNFGRNGGQLLKHQRVQIFTKVELAKATNNYDDSNKLGEGGFGSVYKGKIAXGTMVAVKKPKDVHESLIKGDFQQELEIVMQINHKNVVKLHGICLETRIPLLVYEYISNGTLSQHIHRNTSAILRSWKNRLRIATEVALALEYMHSCAEPPIIRGDIKSVNILLDQNYSVKVSDFGTSVLISPEHSHVLANEIQGTWGYIDPEYLVTGMLMVKSDIYSFGAVLVELLTGKKPTHFITKSEESINIIHYFISSVKDKTLYNIINFEGASEDEMERVGMVAEIAVKCLDQSGARRPSMSEVAAQLTRINRELDGLTIEENNEYEVDEENLPSHSTSVICETSLLGRQALCFDQ; from the exons ATGCAGAAAGAAGTTTACTCGAAGGCTGTCCTGGATTGGGTCGTTCAAAGAAATTTGACCTGCAAGGAAGCGCAATCGAACCGATCGATCTATGCCTGTGGCGCCAACAGTAATTGCTCTGATTTCACAAACGGGCAGGGTTATCGTTGCTTCTGCAAGCTTGGGTACACGGGGAATCCCTATGCCTCCCCTGGATGTCAAG ACATCGATGAGTGCAAAGATCCACGACAATATCCATGTCATGGAAATTGCAAGAATACACTCGGGAACTACACATGCAACTGCCCATTTGGCATGACTGGTGATGGCAAAGTTGGCTGCCAAATTTCTCGTCTCGCCATAGTTGCTGCAG TGATTGCTCTGCCCATATGCGGCATAACTTCTGTTGCTTTAGTCATTGACAAGTGGAGGAggacaagaaaacaaaaaaacttcgGACGAAATGGAGGTCAGCTCTTGAAACACCAGAGAGTTCAAATTTTTACGAAGGTGGAGCTGGCAAAAGCAACCAACAACTATGATGATAGCAATAAGCTTGGCGAGGGCGGTTTTGGTTCTGTCTATAAAGGCAAAATCG GGGGCACCATGGTCGCAGTCAAGAAGCCTAAAGATGTACACGAGTCTCTAATCAAGGGGGATTTCCAGCAGGAACTTGAAATTGTGATGCAAATAAACCACAAAAATGTGGTGAAGCTCCATGGCATATGTTTGGAGACTCGAATACCATTGCTGGTTTATGAATACATTTCAAATGGTACCCTCTCCCAACACATCCATCGGAATACATCAGCCATCTTGAGATCGTGGAAGAACCGGCTCAGAATAGCCACTGAAGTAGCTCTTGCACTCGAGTATATGCATTCCTGTGCAGAACCCCCAATCATTCGTGGCGACATCAAGTCGGTGAACATACTTCTAGATCAAAATTACTCCGTAAAAGTATCTGATTTTGGAACTTCAGTACTTATATCGCCAGAGCATAGTCATGTTTTAGCCAATGAAATACAAGGCACGTGGGGTTACATCGATCCAGAATATTTAGTCACCGGTATGCTAATGGTCAAGAGTGATATATATAGCTTTGGAGCTGTCCTAGTGGAGTTGCTCACGGGAAAGAAGCCTACACATTttattactaagtccgaagagtcaatcaatatcattcattatttcatctCTTCTGTGAAGGATAAGACACTTTACAACATCATAAACTTCGAGGGTGCTAgcgaagatgaaatggagaGAGTAGGAATGGTGGCTGAAATTGCAGTGAAGTGCTTGGACCAAAGTGGTGCAAGGAGGCCGTCAATGAGCGAAGTGGCTGCGCAACTCACCAGGATTAACCGCGAGCTCGATGGTTTGACAattgaagaaaacaatgaataCGAAGTGGATGAAGAAAACCTCCCATCCCATTCGACTTCAGTTATTTGCGAGACAAGCCTACTGGGACGTCAAGCTCTCTGTTTTGATCAGTGA